In Paenibacillus guangzhouensis, a single window of DNA contains:
- the sdaAB gene encoding L-serine ammonia-lyase, iron-sulfur-dependent subunit beta — MKYNSVFDIIGPIMVGPSSSHTAGAAIIGRLARSVFGREPKRADIHLYGSFAETYRGHATDVAIVGGLLDFDTNDERIPNSLQLAKEAGLIVEFHKEEAVPEHPNTTKIRLEDERGSLEVIGVSIGGGKVEITELNGFKLRLNGMYPAILVLHNDRYGVISGVTNILTHHHVNIGHMEVSRKEKGQMALMVIEVDQNLEDAILDEIRKLDHVTQVTRMSP, encoded by the coding sequence ATGAAGTATAACAGTGTATTTGACATTATTGGGCCGATCATGGTGGGTCCGTCGAGTTCCCATACCGCAGGTGCTGCAATCATTGGCCGGCTGGCTCGGAGTGTGTTCGGGCGGGAACCGAAGCGGGCGGATATTCATTTGTATGGTTCTTTTGCAGAGACGTACCGCGGACATGCGACAGATGTGGCGATTGTTGGGGGATTGCTTGATTTTGATACCAATGATGAGCGGATTCCTAATTCACTGCAATTGGCGAAGGAAGCGGGACTTATTGTGGAGTTCCATAAAGAAGAAGCGGTGCCGGAGCATCCGAACACGACGAAGATTCGTCTCGAAGATGAGCGGGGATCCCTCGAAGTAATTGGGGTTTCGATCGGGGGCGGCAAAGTAGAAATTACGGAACTGAATGGCTTCAAGCTGCGGTTGAACGGGATGTATCCAGCGATTCTGGTGCTTCATAATGATCGATATGGGGTTATTTCCGGGGTAACGAACATCCTGACACACCATCATGTGAACATTGGGCATATGGAAGTGTCGCGGAAGGAAAAAGGACAGATGGCACTGATGGTCATTGAGGTAGATCAGAATCTAGAGGATGCAATTCTGGATGAGATTCGGAAGCTCGATCATGTAACACAAGTGACGCGGATGAGTCCTTAA
- the sdaAA gene encoding L-serine ammonia-lyase, iron-sulfur-dependent, subunit alpha has translation MFRNVAELVEKAESQGISIAEVMIRQEMEFGELSREAVVARMERNLDVMEQAVDKGLAGVHSLSGLTGGDAVLMQQYIAKGNTLSGPFILDAVSKAVATNEVNAAMGMICATPTAGSAGVVPGTLFAVRETLKPTREQMVNFLFTAGAFGFVIANNASVSGAAGGCQAEVGSATGMAAAALVELAGGTPEQSAHGMAIALKNLLGLVCDPVAGLVEVPCVKRNAMGAAVAMVAADMSLAGIKSRIPADEVIEAMYRIGQGMPSALRETARGGLAATPTGKKLAEQIFGEKQ, from the coding sequence ATGTTCCGAAATGTAGCAGAACTCGTAGAAAAAGCAGAAAGTCAGGGCATTTCGATTGCAGAAGTAATGATTCGGCAGGAGATGGAATTTGGGGAGCTCAGCCGTGAAGCTGTCGTCGCTCGAATGGAGCGGAACTTGGACGTGATGGAACAGGCGGTGGATAAAGGGCTCGCAGGCGTACATTCCTTGTCGGGATTGACGGGCGGAGATGCGGTCCTGATGCAGCAGTATATAGCTAAAGGCAATACATTGTCCGGGCCGTTCATTCTCGATGCGGTGTCGAAGGCTGTTGCGACGAATGAAGTGAATGCTGCGATGGGGATGATCTGCGCGACGCCAACGGCAGGGTCGGCAGGGGTCGTACCTGGGACACTGTTCGCGGTTCGGGAGACACTTAAGCCGACACGAGAGCAAATGGTGAATTTCCTGTTCACTGCCGGGGCGTTCGGGTTCGTCATTGCGAACAATGCGTCCGTATCTGGTGCGGCAGGCGGTTGTCAGGCGGAAGTTGGTTCTGCGACAGGAATGGCTGCGGCAGCGCTCGTCGAATTGGCAGGTGGTACGCCGGAGCAGTCGGCTCACGGGATGGCGATTGCACTGAAGAATCTGCTCGGTCTCGTCTGTGATCCCGTAGCAGGACTCGTGGAAGTCCCTTGTGTGAAGCGGAATGCGATGGGAGCGGCGGTCGCCATGGTCGCAGCAGATATGTCGCTCGCAGGTATTAAGAGCCGAATTCCGGCGGATGAAGTCATCGAAGCGATGTACCGCATCGGACAAGGTATGCCGAGCGCGCTGCGCGAGACGGCTCGCGGCGGATTGGCCGCGACACCGACAGGTAAGAAGCTGGCCGAGCAGATTTTTGGAGAGAAACAGTAA
- a CDS encoding DEAD/DEAH box helicase, with translation MTKPFSKLGIRTELALKLQELGITSPTPIQEESIPFIHNEHDVIAEAQTGTGKTLAFVLPMLERINVNNDGVQGLILTPTRELAIQITTELKKLAPVVGARVLAAYGGQDVERQLRKLEGAVHIVVATPGRLLDHLRRGSITLGKLKMLVLDEADQMLHMGFLTEVQDIIVQTPTRRQTLLFSATMPLQVRQLAQAYMKQPHHVKVEAKQVTVEEITQIAMQVTDRSKFNDLCTLIDQQRPYLAVVFCRTKRRASKLNQELQEQGYASDELHGDLTQAKREQVMKKFREARLQILVATDMAARGLDVEGVTHVFNYDIPADAELYIHRIGRTGRAGNTGTAITFVTSHDRGALEAIERGIRMTLPKRQLGASGLERTGDAKASQAKAGRQSRSDAPKAGRGGGERRGAGRGNAGRGTQREERSGGRAAAGAGRGERDSGRAAQSVGRGERDFGRAAQSAGRGERDFGRAAQGAGRGERDFGRAAQGAGRGERDFGRAAQSAGRGERDFGRAAQSAGRGERDFGRATQSAGRGERDFGRAAQSAGRGERSSNRGAQPAGRGGRDNSRGRQETGRGGRGSSGGRGRR, from the coding sequence ATGACAAAACCATTTAGCAAATTAGGCATCCGAACGGAACTCGCCTTGAAACTGCAGGAGCTCGGGATTACATCCCCGACTCCGATTCAAGAAGAGTCCATTCCTTTTATACACAATGAACACGATGTGATCGCCGAAGCACAGACAGGAACGGGAAAGACGCTCGCATTCGTACTGCCGATGCTCGAGCGGATCAATGTGAACAACGATGGCGTGCAAGGTCTGATCTTGACCCCAACACGCGAGCTTGCCATTCAGATCACGACCGAACTCAAGAAGCTGGCCCCCGTCGTGGGTGCACGCGTGCTCGCGGCTTACGGCGGACAAGATGTTGAACGCCAGCTGCGGAAGCTAGAAGGCGCGGTTCATATCGTCGTAGCGACCCCTGGCCGACTGCTCGACCATTTGCGCCGCGGATCGATTACGCTCGGCAAGCTGAAAATGCTCGTGCTCGACGAAGCCGACCAAATGCTGCACATGGGCTTCTTGACGGAAGTACAGGATATTATTGTCCAGACGCCGACACGCCGTCAGACGCTCCTCTTCTCGGCAACAATGCCGCTGCAAGTGCGTCAATTGGCGCAAGCGTATATGAAGCAGCCGCACCACGTGAAGGTTGAAGCGAAGCAAGTGACGGTCGAGGAGATTACTCAAATCGCCATGCAGGTCACAGACCGCTCGAAGTTCAACGACCTGTGCACCCTCATTGATCAGCAGCGTCCGTATCTCGCGGTCGTGTTCTGCCGGACCAAGCGCCGTGCAAGCAAGCTGAATCAAGAGCTGCAGGAGCAAGGCTATGCATCAGACGAGCTGCATGGCGATCTTACGCAAGCGAAGCGTGAGCAAGTCATGAAGAAATTCCGCGAGGCGAGGCTGCAAATTCTCGTCGCGACTGATATGGCGGCGCGTGGACTGGATGTAGAAGGCGTCACACATGTCTTCAACTATGACATTCCTGCGGATGCAGAGCTCTACATCCATCGGATTGGACGGACGGGCCGCGCCGGCAATACCGGAACAGCGATTACGTTCGTGACATCGCATGATCGCGGGGCGCTCGAAGCCATCGAGCGCGGCATTCGCATGACGCTGCCGAAGCGCCAGCTTGGCGCCTCAGGGCTTGAGCGCACGGGCGATGCGAAGGCGTCCCAAGCGAAGGCGGGCCGCCAGAGCCGCTCGGACGCGCCGAAGGCGGGTCGCGGCGGCGGTGAGCGCCGTGGCGCTGGACGCGGCAACGCAGGCCGCGGGACGCAGCGCGAGGAGCGCAGCGGCGGGCGCGCAGCGGCGGGCGCTGGTCGCGGCGAACGCGACTCCGGGCGCGCGGCGCAAAGCGTGGGTCGCGGGGAGCGTGACTTCGGGCGCGCAGCGCAAAGCGCGGGTCGCGGGGAGCGCGACTTCGGGCGCGCAGCGCAAGGCGCGGGTCGCGGCGAACGCGACTTCGGGCGCGCAGCGCAAGGCGCGGGTCGCGGGGAGCGCGACTTCGGGCGCGCAGCGCAAAGCGCGGGTCGCGGCGAACGCGACTTCGGGCGCGCAGCGCAAAGCGCGGGTCGCGGCGAACGCGACTTCGGGCGCGCGACGCAAAGCGCGGGTCGCGGCGAACGCGACTTCGGGCGCGCAGCGCAAAGCGCGGGTCGCGGCGAACGCAGCAGCAACCGCGGAGCGCAGCCAGCTGGCCGTGGCGGGCGCGATAACAGCCGCGGGCGCCAAGAGACTGGCCGCGGTGGCCGTGGCAGCAGCGGCGGACGTGGGCGTAGATAA
- a CDS encoding sodium-dependent transporter: MSKKSQQRSNSDQFSSFGFIMAAIGSAVGIGNMWKFPYLTGSNGGGAFLFVFIICLVLVGIPILLAELSLGRAGRGDAMSCFQVLAVKQRKLWASFGLLSIIAAFMIYSFYIVVTGWTFNYAVESFSGALYQKPDFAAYFNEFSGGGWPLFYMIVTVVIAAGVLMKGVSKGIELFNKILIPVLGVLLVVLMVVSLTLPGAKQGVEFFLKPDFSELSIQSTLVALGQAFFSLSLGMGAMVTYGAYVEKEQSLGRATLAVSVGNIIYAVIAGLIIFPMTFSYGLEPAAGPGLIFVALPAAFANMPFGHVLGGFFFLLIAFAALTSCVSVLEVIIAFVIKHLRWTRRRAVTVLSCLAAVIAVPISLSVGGPIAEWKLFGFNLFDLFDYIASNIFLPIAGLGVTLFVGYMSKTAAKEADLHPGMNKVWLTLLRYVVPVFVILIFLYSTGLIA; this comes from the coding sequence ATGTCAAAGAAGTCACAGCAGCGCAGCAACTCGGATCAATTCTCATCATTTGGCTTCATTATGGCTGCAATTGGCAGCGCCGTCGGTATCGGGAACATGTGGAAGTTTCCTTATCTCACCGGAAGCAACGGAGGAGGAGCCTTCCTATTTGTATTTATCATTTGCTTAGTTTTGGTCGGTATTCCGATCCTGCTCGCAGAATTGTCTCTTGGTCGTGCAGGCCGCGGCGATGCGATGTCATGCTTTCAAGTCTTAGCGGTCAAACAACGTAAACTATGGGCTAGCTTTGGCCTGTTATCCATTATCGCCGCATTTATGATTTACTCGTTCTATATTGTTGTTACGGGCTGGACGTTTAACTATGCGGTAGAATCCTTCTCTGGGGCGTTATATCAGAAGCCGGATTTTGCTGCATATTTTAATGAATTTTCAGGAGGGGGCTGGCCTCTCTTCTATATGATCGTGACAGTTGTGATTGCAGCTGGGGTGCTCATGAAAGGCGTATCTAAGGGCATTGAGCTGTTCAATAAAATATTGATTCCCGTACTAGGGGTATTGCTGGTCGTCCTTATGGTGGTTTCACTAACCTTGCCAGGCGCGAAGCAAGGCGTCGAGTTTTTCCTTAAACCGGACTTCTCGGAGCTATCCATTCAATCAACACTCGTCGCACTTGGACAGGCATTCTTCTCACTATCGCTCGGGATGGGGGCAATGGTCACGTACGGCGCTTATGTGGAGAAGGAGCAATCGTTAGGTAGAGCTACTCTGGCTGTAAGTGTCGGGAATATTATCTATGCGGTAATCGCAGGACTAATTATTTTCCCGATGACTTTCTCGTACGGGCTTGAGCCAGCAGCAGGTCCAGGGCTCATCTTCGTAGCACTGCCAGCAGCTTTTGCTAATATGCCATTTGGTCATGTACTTGGTGGTTTTTTCTTCTTGCTGATCGCATTCGCGGCGTTGACATCTTGCGTATCTGTACTGGAGGTTATTATTGCGTTCGTCATCAAGCATCTTCGTTGGACACGTCGGCGTGCAGTTACCGTACTATCCTGCTTAGCAGCGGTTATTGCGGTTCCGATTTCCCTATCCGTAGGAGGACCAATTGCGGAATGGAAGCTATTCGGGTTCAATCTGTTTGATTTGTTCGATTATATTGCATCGAATATTTTCCTTCCGATTGCTGGATTAGGGGTTACGTTATTCGTAGGTTACATGAGTAAGACAGCTGCGAAGGAAGCGGATCTGCATCCGGGCATGAACAAGGTGTGGCTCACGTTGCTGCGCTATGTGGTTCCTGTCTTCGTAATCCTTATTTTCCTGTATTCCACAGGGCTTATTGCGTAA
- a CDS encoding sodium-dependent transporter, which produces MANNRTELETNQVTDQFSNTGFILAAIGSSVGLGNMWMFPYITGQNGGGAFVLLFFLCLLIVGMPVLLAELAIGRGGRGDAASSFRNLTTRRMWHNSGIFLVIGAFMLFTFYSVVAGWTLQYTLQSFVGDLYSNPNYAETFVQYTSGWMPVFWQLIIFVITGWIVARGISGGIEKFNKIVLPALLIILIVLMVRALFLSGAGEGISFFLKPDFSQLTVDSLLQALGQAFFSLSLGVGAMMTYGAYVEKNQSLSQATLAITGGSVVYALIAGLIIFPTTFSYGIAPTSGPGLVFIALPAAFASMPFGHMFGAFFFVLLAIAALTSAIGMVEVPVAYCMNRWHWSRKKATTLVMIVCYAFALPCVLSAGGVLSTFLLGGKTIFDWMNYITSNIMLPLGGLMITIFVGYVWTKSVEEAGLSSGWFRAWIFTMRYIAPVLIILILLSSIGLLKLG; this is translated from the coding sequence ATGGCGAATAACAGAACAGAACTTGAGACGAATCAAGTAACAGATCAATTCAGTAATACCGGCTTCATCCTAGCTGCGATCGGCAGCTCCGTCGGCCTCGGGAATATGTGGATGTTTCCTTATATCACCGGACAGAACGGAGGCGGGGCGTTCGTTCTCCTCTTCTTCCTATGTCTACTTATCGTAGGGATGCCCGTCCTTCTGGCTGAACTCGCGATTGGCCGAGGCGGACGCGGCGATGCGGCATCTTCCTTCCGAAACCTGACTACACGCAGAATGTGGCATAATAGCGGTATTTTTCTGGTTATCGGCGCATTTATGTTATTTACGTTCTATAGTGTCGTTGCGGGCTGGACGCTGCAGTACACGCTGCAATCCTTCGTTGGCGACCTCTATTCGAATCCGAACTATGCGGAGACTTTCGTACAATATACAAGCGGCTGGATGCCGGTATTTTGGCAGCTTATTATTTTCGTGATTACAGGTTGGATCGTTGCTAGAGGGATTTCCGGCGGCATTGAGAAATTCAACAAAATTGTACTCCCTGCACTTCTAATCATTCTTATCGTTCTTATGGTCCGTGCGTTATTCTTGTCTGGGGCGGGCGAAGGGATTTCCTTCTTCCTGAAGCCGGACTTCTCGCAGCTGACGGTCGATTCACTATTGCAAGCGCTGGGGCAAGCATTTTTCTCGCTCTCGCTAGGGGTAGGGGCCATGATGACTTACGGCGCATATGTGGAGAAAAATCAATCGCTTAGCCAGGCTACCTTGGCAATAACGGGAGGCAGTGTCGTCTATGCGCTCATCGCGGGGCTTATTATTTTCCCGACCACGTTCTCCTACGGGATTGCACCGACTTCGGGGCCGGGGCTAGTCTTTATCGCTCTGCCGGCGGCTTTTGCATCGATGCCATTTGGGCATATGTTCGGTGCCTTCTTCTTCGTTCTGCTCGCGATTGCGGCGCTGACTTCAGCCATCGGCATGGTTGAGGTTCCCGTCGCCTATTGTATGAATCGCTGGCATTGGAGCCGGAAGAAAGCGACGACGCTCGTCATGATTGTGTGTTATGCTTTTGCTCTGCCATGTGTGCTCTCCGCAGGTGGTGTGCTTAGCACATTCTTATTAGGCGGCAAGACGATCTTTGATTGGATGAATTACATCACGTCGAACATTATGCTCCCGCTCGGCGGATTGATGATAACGATTTTTGTCGGTTACGTATGGACGAAGTCGGTGGAAGAAGCAGGACTCAGCTCGGGCTGGTTCAGAGCATGGATTTTCACGATGCGTTATATCGCGCCGGTACTTATTATATTGATCTTATTATCATCGATCGGCTTATTGAAACTAGGCTAG
- a CDS encoding copper amine oxidase N-terminal domain-containing protein — translation MKKKGKWMTSILSMALVGAMIIPIDSVQAFETSPNETKIFVNANYVKAWRYEKDRVLVPLIALNTPPGKGNEIVPVWDSAAKRVTVYTSDKKRIVKLQADQLEADVNGDKVKLDVPVRIIDGRTFVPLRFVSEALGGEVRWDPESHATYVRTPVRVKRDGAMRTGALAEARKEVLNLPWYYPYRDLHPQSKDGAFKVMTFPEGEALRYWVRDHDLETYVEVNEGGVAVVKWQGRFDAKQGKYVEEQGTHPDRPNALIVFNRSYAVGGDATYGRADAKGTFTAEGEFALGPASSQDADAIVAISNEVRIPGK, via the coding sequence ATGAAGAAGAAAGGCAAGTGGATGACATCGATTCTAAGTATGGCTCTGGTTGGTGCAATGATCATTCCGATCGACAGCGTACAGGCTTTTGAGACTTCACCGAATGAGACCAAAATTTTCGTGAATGCGAACTATGTGAAGGCATGGCGATATGAGAAGGATCGTGTCTTGGTCCCATTGATCGCGTTGAATACGCCGCCGGGCAAAGGGAATGAAATCGTGCCCGTGTGGGATAGCGCTGCGAAGCGTGTCACCGTCTATACAAGCGATAAGAAACGAATCGTGAAGCTCCAAGCGGATCAGCTTGAGGCGGATGTGAACGGGGATAAGGTGAAGCTGGATGTGCCTGTGCGCATCATTGACGGGCGGACATTCGTGCCGCTTCGATTCGTAAGCGAAGCGCTGGGCGGCGAGGTGAGGTGGGATCCTGAGTCGCATGCGACTTATGTGCGTACGCCTGTGCGCGTGAAGCGGGATGGGGCGATGCGCACGGGAGCGCTAGCTGAAGCGCGTAAGGAAGTGCTTAACCTGCCTTGGTATTATCCGTACCGGGATCTGCATCCACAATCGAAAGACGGAGCCTTTAAGGTGATGACTTTCCCGGAAGGTGAAGCCCTTCGATATTGGGTGAGGGATCATGATCTGGAGACCTATGTGGAAGTGAATGAGGGCGGCGTTGCGGTGGTGAAATGGCAAGGGCGATTCGACGCGAAGCAAGGAAAATATGTGGAGGAGCAAGGCACGCATCCCGATCGGCCGAATGCGCTGATCGTGTTTAACCGCTCCTATGCAGTTGGAGGCGATGCGACCTATGGAAGAGCAGATGCCAAGGGGACCTTCACGGCGGAAGGGGAATTTGCGCTTGGACCAGCATCCAGCCAGGATGCTGACGCCATTGTAGCTATATCGAATGAAGTACGTATTCCCGGTAAATAA
- a CDS encoding sensor histidine kinase, which yields MIFVFIVLWIAALLLLLSGWRNRSARWLSSVAFCGGSGALASVLQEVIRPVVSVLGGTATTDESLYTAMTIFSLISYYGLPYCYVRFAGTYHGLPQIPPTWRWLHWLLLLPVLGMSLLYPYYPPNYDVLVYWAVPYIIIGTLLIVGKRGILPWEQRSHQVTMIAVVPAVLFAMVMNYVMPALGIYEMWRYNVWTITLAFLIFVTALFKSGFLGVQLYIERRQMDRTLRAITSGTAILNHAIKNDIGKIQLYCDKLKSTSDEGAEGALGEQIQDVKVIERAATHIQEMVNRVQHNTQDLVLRPEPVLLETLISENIEMLRPKLVQSGIEVRTSWDEDHMMMELVVDRAQVHEALHNIMMNAIEAMPRGGRLMFQRNETKRMWIVAIEDTGIGIPKDQLAKVMTPFFTTKASSSNNFGLGLAYCYQVMKKHGGTMRIESPPSSGTTVYLHFAKNKRASREAGS from the coding sequence TTGATTTTTGTATTCATTGTATTGTGGATTGCCGCTTTATTATTACTTCTATCCGGCTGGCGCAATCGCTCGGCTCGCTGGCTGAGCAGTGTCGCATTCTGCGGTGGATCAGGTGCCTTGGCATCCGTACTGCAAGAAGTGATTCGGCCAGTCGTCTCCGTGCTAGGGGGAACAGCAACGACGGATGAAAGTCTTTATACGGCGATGACAATCTTCTCGTTAATTAGCTATTACGGATTGCCTTATTGCTATGTAAGGTTCGCTGGAACATACCATGGACTGCCGCAAATCCCGCCGACATGGCGATGGCTTCACTGGCTGTTGCTCTTGCCTGTCCTAGGTATGTCCCTCTTGTATCCCTATTATCCGCCGAATTACGATGTGCTTGTCTATTGGGCGGTACCGTATATCATCATCGGGACGCTGCTTATTGTGGGTAAACGAGGCATTCTGCCATGGGAACAGCGCTCCCATCAGGTGACGATGATTGCAGTCGTCCCTGCCGTCTTATTCGCGATGGTGATGAACTATGTGATGCCGGCGCTTGGCATCTATGAGATGTGGCGGTATAACGTCTGGACGATTACGCTTGCCTTTCTCATTTTCGTGACCGCATTATTCAAATCGGGCTTCCTCGGGGTCCAGCTCTATATTGAACGCCGTCAGATGGACAGGACCCTCCGCGCGATTACTTCCGGGACGGCGATTCTGAATCATGCGATTAAGAATGATATTGGCAAAATCCAATTATATTGCGATAAGCTCAAGTCTACGTCTGATGAAGGGGCTGAAGGGGCTCTTGGTGAGCAAATTCAAGACGTGAAGGTGATCGAGCGCGCTGCGACGCATATCCAAGAGATGGTGAATCGTGTGCAGCATAATACGCAGGATTTAGTTCTTCGACCGGAGCCGGTACTACTCGAGACTTTGATCTCGGAGAATATTGAGATGTTGCGTCCGAAGCTGGTGCAATCGGGGATTGAAGTTCGTACGTCTTGGGACGAGGATCACATGATGATGGAGCTTGTCGTGGATCGAGCTCAAGTTCATGAGGCACTACATAATATTATGATGAATGCAATTGAAGCGATGCCGCGAGGGGGCAGACTGATGTTTCAACGGAATGAGACCAAACGGATGTGGATCGTAGCCATTGAAGATACAGGAATCGGCATTCCGAAGGATCAACTCGCGAAGGTGATGACCCCGTTCTTTACAACGAAGGCGAGCAGCTCGAACAACTTTGGTCTGGGGTTGGCGTACTGCTATCAAGTGATGAAGAAGCATGGCGGGACGATGCGAATTGAGAGCCCTCCTTCGAGCGGCACAACGGTCTATTTACATTTTGCCAAAAATAAACGTGCAAGTCGGGAGGCTGGATCATGA
- a CDS encoding response regulator transcription factor codes for MTTIRVFLVEDDEDWRRGLSAYLTKESDIEVIGAAANATEASTLAPALNPDVILMDIMLVDSMEGIALTAEISALCRARIIMLSSLTEKQVIFEAFKAGAVNYLVKSDFGALPGAIREAYRERSPIDARVAEQIREEFRRLKQLEQEYEAKKLKDLITPAEIQVLSMIDQGYTQTQIADKFVISIRTVKNHVSHILKKLPGNSSKEAAKKAKDMGLF; via the coding sequence ATGACAACGATTCGAGTGTTCCTCGTGGAGGATGACGAGGATTGGAGAAGGGGGTTGTCTGCTTATCTTACGAAAGAATCGGACATAGAGGTCATTGGTGCGGCCGCTAACGCGACAGAAGCAAGTACGCTTGCGCCAGCCCTGAACCCGGATGTCATCCTCATGGATATTATGCTGGTCGATTCGATGGAGGGGATCGCATTAACTGCTGAGATCAGTGCGTTGTGCCGAGCGCGAATTATTATGCTCTCGTCGCTGACGGAGAAGCAGGTGATCTTCGAAGCGTTCAAAGCCGGGGCGGTCAATTATTTGGTAAAGTCAGACTTTGGGGCGTTGCCGGGGGCAATTCGGGAGGCTTATCGTGAGCGTTCGCCGATTGATGCGCGGGTTGCCGAGCAAATCCGAGAGGAGTTCCGCCGCTTGAAGCAGCTGGAACAAGAATACGAGGCGAAGAAGCTGAAGGATCTGATCACGCCGGCTGAAATTCAAGTCTTGTCGATGATTGATCAAGGCTATACACAGACTCAGATTGCCGATAAATTCGTGATCTCCATTCGAACGGTCAAGAATCACGTAAGCCATATTCTGAAGAAGCTGCCAGGCAATAGCAGCAAGGAAGCGGCTAAGAAGGCGAAGGACATGGGCTTGTTCTAG
- a CDS encoding DUF2339 domain-containing protein: MIHRIDRNWPTLLGAIFIFIALITLLKYSVDLDYISDSIKIGTGILLGCGLVVVGLRGALRSSTVVSEVFTGLGVALLYMTCAFAGVYYNMWDSMVVLLSMLAITVGTCIYAVRFNSRLLMSIGLIGAILSPIVMQPETDQVFSLFLYLLVINTAFWYISVMKKWFELRLISFIGTWLLYTVYFILFHPHVDLFWSRPFLYALAAYSFYILAMFLASYKQEMKFDGLHVYLGIANAVIFGLWSLGLLTPFVSFAVPLFFMGMLYIIAAVIVQRLVKKWSLPVMTKLFGGLLLVIIATTQFGKGWDYKPLISVYLWVFIAAAVLITAKWCAVEGLKYISVIIWASIGLYWYVVTWSTPRGEWFGMFIPFLNWGAVAWIVLAALGFYMSLHLDVKGMGPYGRMMISTVLSLASHLIVGGLLTVQVQSLFSVYDIRGVGLTLSISWALYSLLLFLWGMFSNQWFYRIFGTAVLLLVAAKTMIIDLAEQATIYKVVVFLVLGGICFFISYINSRWNPPPKKTDPVQQKPQPEQIEWDDL; this comes from the coding sequence ATGATTCATCGTATAGATCGGAACTGGCCGACATTGCTCGGCGCAATTTTCATATTCATTGCTTTGATCACATTGCTCAAGTATTCCGTTGATCTAGATTACATTTCGGATTCGATTAAGATTGGCACGGGTATTCTGCTCGGGTGCGGTCTGGTCGTGGTAGGATTACGTGGGGCCTTGCGGTCGAGCACCGTCGTCAGCGAGGTCTTTACGGGACTCGGGGTCGCCTTGCTCTACATGACCTGCGCTTTCGCGGGCGTCTACTACAATATGTGGGACTCGATGGTTGTCTTGCTGTCGATGCTCGCCATTACCGTAGGGACTTGTATCTATGCGGTGCGGTTCAACTCCAGATTATTGATGTCGATTGGGCTCATTGGTGCGATTCTATCGCCCATTGTGATGCAGCCGGAGACGGATCAAGTATTCTCGCTGTTCCTGTATCTGCTCGTCATTAATACGGCATTTTGGTATATCAGCGTCATGAAGAAGTGGTTCGAGCTGCGCCTAATCAGTTTTATTGGCACGTGGCTGCTCTACACGGTGTATTTTATCTTGTTCCACCCGCATGTCGATCTGTTCTGGAGCAGACCATTCCTATATGCGCTGGCTGCGTACAGCTTCTATATCCTCGCAATGTTCCTTGCATCGTATAAGCAAGAGATGAAATTCGACGGCTTGCATGTCTACCTTGGGATTGCGAATGCGGTAATCTTCGGGTTGTGGTCGCTCGGACTGTTAACGCCATTTGTCTCTTTTGCTGTACCGTTGTTCTTTATGGGGATGTTATACATCATTGCAGCGGTTATCGTGCAACGGCTCGTGAAGAAGTGGAGTCTTCCAGTCATGACGAAATTGTTCGGCGGACTCCTGCTTGTCATTATTGCTACAACGCAGTTCGGCAAAGGGTGGGATTATAAGCCGCTGATCAGCGTCTATCTCTGGGTCTTCATTGCTGCAGCCGTCCTCATTACAGCGAAATGGTGCGCGGTAGAGGGGCTTAAATATATCAGCGTAATTATCTGGGCTTCCATTGGACTCTATTGGTATGTTGTGACGTGGAGTACGCCGCGTGGGGAATGGTTCGGAATGTTCATTCCATTCCTGAACTGGGGGGCGGTCGCATGGATCGTACTCGCCGCCTTGGGCTTCTACATGTCGCTTCATTTGGATGTGAAGGGAATGGGCCCATATGGAAGAATGATGATATCAACGGTGTTATCCTTAGCAAGCCATCTCATTGTTGGGGGGTTATTAACCGTCCAAGTGCAGAGCTTGTTCAGCGTCTATGATATCCGCGGTGTGGGGTTGACTTTATCAATCTCATGGGCGCTCTACTCGTTGTTACTGTTTCTGTGGGGTATGTTCAGCAATCAATGGTTCTACCGGATCTTCGGTACGGCCGTGCTCTTATTGGTTGCAGCCAAGACGATGATTATCGATCTGGCGGAGCAAGCGACGATCTACAAAGTGGTGGTGTTCCTTGTTCTTGGGGGAATCTGTTTCTTCATCTCCTACATCAATTCGAGATGGAACCCTCCGCCTAAGAAAACCGATCCTGTTCAACAAAAGCCGCAACCGGAGCAAATCGAGTGGGATGATTTATAA